The Streptomyces sp. NBC_00236 DNA window GCGGGCTCGCGCGAACCCAGGTTCGACATCAGCCAGGACAGCGTCAGGCCCGAGTCGATGATGTCCTCGACGATCAGGACGTGCTTGCCCTTGATGTCGGTGTCGAGGTCCTTGAGGATCCGGACGACACCGGAGGACTGGGTGCCCGCGCCGTACGACGAGACGGCCATCCAGTCCATGGTGACGGGGGTGGACAGCGCGCGCGCCAGGTCCGCCATGACCATCACCGCGCCCTTGAGGACTCCGACGAGGAGCAGGTCCTTGCCCGCGTACTCCGCGTCGATCTTCGCGGCCAGCTCGACGAGCTTCGCGTCGATCTCTTCCTTGGTGAGGAGCACCGACTGAAGGTCGGTACCCATGTCCTTCTCGTTCACCCGCGTCTCTTTCTTTGCCTGCCGGGTCCGGGACGGTGCCCGGGCCTGCGCGGCCGCTCGCCTGCATGTCAGCCGCTTGTACGTCAGCTCTGCCGAATCACCAGTCTGCCACCCTGGCGCAGGGCTTCGACGCGGCCGGGGAGGTTGATGGCCTGCTGGCCGCGCCAGCCGGTGATGAGGCGGTCGACTTCCTCGATGTGCCGGGCGAAGAGGGACCCGGCCGGGGAGCCCGCCTCTATGGCCGCGCGGCGCAGGACGCGGCGGCGGACGGCGGGAGGCAGCGCGTGCAGCTTGGCGCACTCCAGCAGGCCCGCGTCGTCGCGTACATCACGTCCGGCCTCGGCGGCCCAGGTGTCCAGGGCGTCGGCGTCGTCGCGGGAGAGCTGCGCCGTACGGGCCAGCGCCTCGACGACTCCTTTGCCCAGCGCCTTCTCCAGGGCGGGCAGGCCCTCGTGGCGCAGCCGGGAGCGCGTGTAGGCGGGGTCGATGTTGTGCGGGTCGTCCCAGACGGGCAGGGACTGGGCCAGACAGGCCGTGCGGGCGGTCTGCCGGTCGAGCTGGAGGAAGGGGCGGCGGTAGCGGCCGGCCGGTCCGGATGCGGCGGCCATGCCGGAGAGGGAGCGGATACCGGAACCGCGGGCGAGGCCGAGCAGCACCGTCTCCGCCTGGTCGTCGCGGGTGTGGCCGAGCAGGACGGCGGCGGCGCCGTGGCGTTCGGCGGCGGCGTCCAGGGCCGCGTAGCGGGCGTCGCGGGCGGCGGCCTCGGGCCCGCCCTCATGGCCGACCCGCACGGCGACGGCCTCGACCGGGTCGAGGTCCATGGCGGTGAGGCGGCCGACGACCTCGGTGGCGCGGGTGTCGGAGCCGTTCTGGAGGCCGTGGTCGACGGTGATGCCACCGGCCCGGACGGCGAGCTTCCGGGCCTCGAAGGCGAGGGCGGAGGCGAGCGCCATGGAATCGGCGCCGCCGGAACACGCGACCAGTACCAGGGGGGTGTCGGTGCGTTCGGGAAGTGCGGGGCGCCGCCTGCCCGCCCCGGCCTCGGCGAGCTCGGGATGCGGGACGCGTGGGGCGTGCCCGGTGCGTTCGGTCTGTTCGGCGAATTCGGTGAGTACGTCGTGGAGTACGCGGCGGACCGCCAGGCGTATCGCCGCGACCGCAGGATGGGGACCCATGTCCGGTGCCCTTCGTGAAGTTCTGGAGAGGTGCCTCCGAGTGGCGGGACCGAGAAAAGTGCCGTCACTCAGAGTGCGTCGATGGTGACAGAGCAAACCCGTTCATCGAGCATTGCACGCCTTCCCATGCCCCTACGGTCCCTCGGATGGGTGATTACCGGCGCGTTGCCCTCGGGTCCCGGGCTTGTGCGCGAGCCGTGATCATGACTCTGCCTTACGGTGCACCCTCGCGATCCAGTCCTCCGGCTTGGCGATCTCCGCCTTGGTCGGGAGGGTGTTGGGCGAGGTCCAGACCCGGTTGAAGCCGTCCATCCCGACCTCGTCGACCACGGCGCGCACGAACCGCTCGCCGTCGCGGTACTGGCGCAGCTTGGCGTCGAGCCCGAGCAGCTTGCGCAGCGCCTGGTCGAGGCGGCTCGCGCCGCGCGCCCTGCGCTGCTGGAACTTCTCCCTGATCTCGCCGACGGAGGACACGACCTCGGGGCCGACGCCGTCCATCACGTAGTCGGCGTGCCCCTCCAGCAGGGACATCACCGCGGTGAGCCGGCCGAGGATCTCGCGCTGGGCGGGTGTCTGGACGATCTCGACGAGGCTGCGGCCGCCGTCCTCGCCCTCCTCGCCCTCGGGCCGCCCGCCGGCCAGCGACTGGGCGGCCTCACGGAGCCGTTCGAGCACCGTCATCGGGTCGACGTCGGTCTCGTCGAGGAATGACTGGATCTCGCCCTGCAGATGGTCGCGGAGCCAGGGCACCGCGGTGAACTGCGTGCGGTGCGTCTCCTCGTGGAGGGCGACCCAGAGGCGGAAGTCGTGCGGGTCCACCTCCAGCTCCCGCTCGACGTGGACGATGTTCGGGGCGACCAGCAGGAGCCGGCCGCCGCCGTCGGCCGAGGCCGGGAGCTCACGGGTGGCGGGGGCGAACGTCTCGTACTGGCCGAGGACCCGGGAGGCCAGGAACGACAGCAGCATCCCCACCTCCACACCGGTCACCTTGGAGCCGACCGCGCCGAGCACGGCACCGCCCGCACCGCCGCCGCGCCGCTCCTCCATCTTGTCCAGGAGGGGGCGCAGCAGTTCCCGGAAGCCCGCGACGTTCGCCTTGATCCAGCCCGCCCGGTCGACGACCAGGACCGGGGTGTCCTCCGGTTCGGTCCCCTCCGGGATCATCCGGGTGAAGGAACGCACGTGCTCCTCCGCCGCCTTGGCATGCCTGCGCAGCTCCGCGACGACCTCGCGGGCCTCCTCGCGGCTGATCTCGGGACCCGGCCGCACAAGCCGGGTCGCTGTCGCGACCGCGAGATTCCAGTCGACCATCCCGGCACCACCGATGCTCGTCATGCGTCAACCGTACGTGCTCGGCCCTTGTTCGGGTGAGGTGTTGACCGGCTCATCGCCGGCCGGCCGCCAGTGCCGTCGCGAGCGCGTCGAGGGCGGACTGGGCCTCGGACGGGGCGGTGGTGCCCGACGCGAGGAAGGCGAAGGCGAGCAGCCGGCCGTGGGGGTCGACGACCGTGCCGGAGAGGCTGTTGACGCCCGTGAGGGTGCCGGTCTTGGCGCGGACCAGGCCGGTGCCGCCGGATTTCGTGGTGTAGCGGTCGCTGAGCGTGCCGCTGAAGCCGGCGACCGGGAGACCGGTGAGGACGGGGCGGAGCTCCGGGTGGTCCTGGTCGGCCGCGCGGGCCAGGAGCCCGGCGAGCAGGGCGGCGGTGACCTTGTCCTTGCGGTTGAGCCCGCTGCCGTCGGCGAAGGCCACGCCCTTCAGCGGCAGACCCAGCTTCTTCAGCTGCGCGGTGACGGCCCGTCGGCCGCCGTTGAAGTCGGCCGGTTCGCCCGTGGCGAGCGCGGTCTGCCGGGCGAGTGCCTCGGCGATGTCGTTGTCGCTGTTGGTCAGCGCGCGCTCGACGAGGGCGGACAGCGGGGCGGACAGGTGCTTGGCGACGGGCCGGGACTTCGCGGCCGCCCGGCCGGGGGCGGCCCCGTCCCCGATGCCGATCCCGGCCTCCTCCAGGAGTTCACCGAAGGCGTCGGCGGCATCGCGGGCCGGGTCCTCGCTGCGCGGCGCGGGGCCGCTGGAGGTGCCGTCGAGCCGGCCCTCGTTCACCATCAGGGCGCTCACCGGCGCGATGTTCTCGTTGGGGCCGATCGGGTGGAGTGCGGGTCCCGAGTAGCCGGAGGTGTCGTACCGCAGCCGCACCGAGCGGACCCCGCCGTCCTTCAGGGCGCGGGCCGTGTCGGCGGCCAGGGAGCGCAGGGCCGCCCGGTCGAGGGTGGGGTCGCCGCCGCCGACCAGCGTCACGGTACGCAGATCGGCGGTGGCCCCGACGGTCGTGGGGATGCGGTGGGCCGGGCCGAGCGCGGTCAGGGCCGCGACCGTGGTGGCGATCTTGACGGTGGAAGCGGGCGTCATGGGGGTGTCGGCCCCCAGCCCGTACAGCCGCTTGCCGGTGGCCGTGTCGATGACGACGGCACTGCGCCGGGTACCGAGCGCCTCGTTCCTCAGCAGCGGGTCCAGTACGGCGCGGAGTCCGGCCGCTGCTCCGTCCGGGGCCGCCGCGGCGTCCGGCGCGGGCTTGTCGGCACCGGTGCCGAGCACCGCCAGCACGGCCGGGGCGCTGGGCGCCGGGGCAGGTCCAGAGGGGGCGGCGGGCTCGTGATGTGCACCACCTGTACGGGTCCGGGCAGCAGCCCAGTCCTGCTCGGCCTTACGCTGACCCGAGTCCCAGGGACCGGCGGCGAAGACGGCGCCGGCTGCGAGCGCCAGGCCCAGGGCAGCGGAGACGGCCGTGAACTGCCGGTTGCTCAGTCCGCCGCGCATGCCCAGACGGTCCGCGAGAGCCGTCCCGGTCTGTGCGGAGAACGGATTGATCGACGTTCTTTTCACCGGCTCGGCCACCGTTGACCAGCCCCTTTCGCGAGCACACAACTCCGTGGGGGACACTTAACCATCAGTCGTATGTGTTGATCATGGAGGAGCCACCCGTGGAGTTCGACGTCGTTATCGAGATCCCGAAGGGTTCGCGGAACAAGTACGAGGTGGACCACGAGACCGGTCGGATCCGCCTGGACCGTCGACTCTTCACCTCGACCAGCTACCCGGCCGACTACGGCTTCGTCGAGAACACCCTCGGCGAGGACGGCGACCCGCTGGACGCGCTGGTCATCCTGGAGGAGCCGACCTTCCCCGGCTGCCTCATCAAGTGCCGCGCGATCGGCATGTTCCGGATGACGGACGAAGCCGGCGGCGACGACAAGCTGCTGTGCGTGCCGGCCTCCGACCCCCGGGTGGAGCACCTGCGCGACATCCACCACGTGTCGGAGTTCGACCGCCTGGAGATCCAGCACTTCTTCGAGGTCTACAAGGACCTGGAGCCCGGCAAGTCCGTCGAGGGCGCCGACTGGGTCGGCCGGGTCGAGGCCGAGGCCGAGATCGAGAACTCGTACAAGCGCCTTGAGGCGCAGGGCGGCGCGCACTGACGTTCCGCTTGCGGTTCTGAGCAGGCTGCCGGGCGGCACACCTTCACGGGTGTGCCGCCCGTTCGCATGACCGCCCATAGGCGTGGCCATACTGGGCAGAAGCGCAGCCGAAGACGCGCAGCCGACGAGGAGCGAGGTCGAGTGGTGGCGGAACCGGGCGGTCCCGATGACCAGAAGCCCCAGTCCGACGAGGCGCGCAGCGCCTTCTCCCAGCCCGCCGGGGTCGAGAGGTCCGTGCCGTCGGCGGACGACGACCATCCGACCTCGGAGTTCTCCCTGCCGTCAGGGCTGGCGCCCGAGCCGCAGGGTCCTGCGGCCGGCCCGGGAACGGGCGCCGCGTCCGGTTCGGACACAATCGGTTCCGCTTTCGCCCCGCCGCGCACCTACGACGCCCGGAACTCGCCGCCCGCCTTCACGCCGGCGCACGGCATCCCGATGATCCGGCTGACCAAGGAGGCCCCTTGGCAGGACCGGATGCGCACGATGCTGCGGATGCCGGTGCACGATCGTCCGGCACCGGAAACGGTCCAGCGGCACGACGACGCCGCGGGGCCCGCGGTGCCGCGCGTGCTCGACCTGACCCTGCGTATCGGGGAGCTGCTGCTCGCCGGCGGTGAGGGGGCCGAGGACGTCGAGGCGGCCATGTTCGCGGTGACCCGCAGCTATGGGCTCGACCGCTGCGAGCCGACCGTCACCTTCACGCTGCTGTCGATCTCGCATCAGCCGTCGCTGGTCGAGGACCCGGTCACGGCGAGCCGGACCGTACGCCGTCGCGGCACCGACTACACCCGGCTGGCCGCGGTCTTCCGGCTCATCGACGACATCACCACCGAAGAGGGCGAGATCTCGCTGGAGGAGGCCTACCGGCGCCTCGCGGAGATCCGCCGCAACCGGCACCCGTACCCCGGCTGGGTGCTCACCATGGCCGCCGGCGGGCTGGCCGGCGCGGCATCGGTGCTGGTCGGCGGCGGTCCGCTGGTGTTCCTGATCGCCGCGCTCGGCGCGATGCTCGGTGACCGGCTGGCCTGGCTGTGTGCCGGACGCGGGCTGCCGGAGTTCTACCAGTTCGTCGTGGCGGCGATGCCGCCCGCCGCGATGGGCGTGGCGCTGACCCTCACCCACTGGTCGGACGTACGGCCGTCGGCGGTGATCACCGGTGGGCTGTTCGCGCTGCTGCCGGGGCGGGCGCTGGTCGCCGGTGTGCAGGACGGCCTGACCGGCTACTACATCACCGCGTCGGCGCGACTGCTGGAGGTCATGTACTTCTTCATCGCGATCGTCGCCGGGGTGCTGCTGGCTCTCTACGGGGGGCTCCAGCTGGGTGCCGAGCTGGACCCGGAGGCGCGGCTCATCTCCCATGACCGGCCGGTGGTGCAGATCCTGGCGTCGATGGTGCTGACGCTGGCCTTCGCGATCCTGCTCCAGCAGGAGCGGTCCACGGTGCTGGCGGTGACCCTCAACGGCGGCGTGGCCTGGGTCATCTACGGGGCGATGGCCCGGACGGGCGGCCTCTCCGCGGTGGCGGCCACCGCCGCCGCCGCCGGTCTCGTCGGGCTGTTCGGGCAGTTGTTCTCGCGCTACCGGTACACCTCGTCGCTGCCGTTCATCACGGCCGCGATCGGCCCGCTGCTGCCCGGCTCGGCCACGTACTTCGGTCTGCTGGGTGTCGCGCAGAACGAGCTGGACCGGGGGCTCGCCTCCCTGTCGACCGCGGTGGCGACGGCGCTGGCCATCGCGATCGGGGTGAATCTGGGAAGCGAGATCTCCCGGCTGTTCATGCGGGTGCCGGGAGCGGTCGGCGGAGCGAACCGCCGCGCGGCCAAGCGGACGCGCGGCTTCTGACGGGAACCCGCGGGCGCGGGCTCGGTGTCAGCGCTTGGCGTGGCGGCCGCCGCGGCGGCCCGCGGCCGTGCTGCCACCGGCGGCCGCGTCCTGGTGCTCGTCCTCGCCCGACGCGGCTTCCTTCTTCGACTTGCTGCGGGCGCGCAGGAACTCGATGCCGATCGGCACGACCGAGATCAGCACGATCAGGACCAGCATCGCCTCGATGTTCTTGTGGACGAACTCGATCTGGCCGAGTCCCGCGCCGAGGAGCGTCACGCCGACGCCCCACAGGATGCCGCCGATGATGTTGAACGTGATGAACGAGCGGTAGTTCATCCGGCTGACACCGGCGATGATCGGCGTGAACGTCCGCACGATGGGCACGAAGCGGGCCAGGATCAGCGACTTCGGCCCGTACTTCTCGAAGAACTCGTGGGCCTTCTCGACGTTCTCCTGCTTGAAGAGGCGGGAGTCCGGGCGGTTGAAGAGCGAGGGGCCGACCTTGCGGCCGAACAGATAGCCCACCTGGTCGCCGATGATCGCCGCCAGGGCGACCAGGACGCAGACCAGCCACAGCGGGGTGTCCAGCTTGTCCGTCGTCACCAGCAGACCGGTGGTGAACAGGAGCGAGTCGCCGGGCAGGAAGAACCCGATCAACAGCCCGGACTCGGCGAAGACGATGACCAGCACACCGATCAGCCCGAACTGCCCGATGAGGTGGTCCGGGTCCAGCCAGCTCGGTCCGAGCGCAAGCGTATTCAAGGGTCCGGGCTCCAGGATGTGGTCGATGGCGGCTGCGTGGCCGCCCAAAGCTATCAACGCCGCAGCCCCCCTCCCGGTTCCACTGGCCCCCGTGGAGATGCACACAGGATGAACCGGGGCAAAACTCGGTCCCAGGAGGTGCCACACCATGGGCATTGAGGATTACGGCGGCGGTCAGACGGCACAGTCCGATGTGCTGGTCGTCACCACCAATGACGTACCAGGCCACCAGGTGACGCAGGTCATCGGTGAGGTCTTCGGGCTGACGGTCAGATCCCGTCACCTCGGCAGCCAGATCGGTGCCGGGCTGAAGTCCATGATCGGCGGCGAGCTGAAGGGGCTGACCAAGACGCTCGTCGAGACCCGCAACCAGGCCATGGAACGGCTGGTGGAACAGGCACGGGCCCGTGGCGCCAACGCGGTGCTGATGATGCGCTTCGACGTGACCGAGGCGGCGGACGTGGGCACGGAGGTCTGTGCGTACGGCACCGCTGCGGTGATCAGCAGAAGCTGAGCGACGTACGGGGGCGGGGCCCCGCCCCCGTACACGCGGCCCCGGCTACTCCCGGCGCTCCGCGTTGGCGTCGATCGCGTCGCGCAGGTGCTCGGCGAGACCCGGCCGCATCGCGTCGTAGAACGCCTTGAACTGCGGATCGGCGACGTACATCTCGCCGAGCCCCCGGTGGATCTCCGTCGTGCAGTCGTAGAACCAGGTCGAGATGTGGAGCCGGTGCTCCTCGGCGAGGTCCATCGCGCGCTCGCCGGTGGCCGGCTCACCGTCCTCCATGAGCGCGTCGTAGCGCTCGCCCCAGGAGGCGACCTCGGCCTTCATCCGCTGCCAGTCCTCCTTGGTGTAGCGGGCGGCGCGGCGCTGCGACTCGGCGTAGGTGTCGCTGCCGCCCCAGCGGCGCTCGGCCTCCTCCGCGTAACTCTCCGGGTCCTTGTCACCGAAGACCTCGAACTTCTCCTCGGGTGTGAGGTTGATGCCCATCTTCCGTGCCTCCATGGCTGTCTCGACGGCCGTGGCCATCCGCTGCAGCTCGGCGATCCGGTGCGACAGCAGCGCGTGCTGGCGGCGCAGATGTTCCTGCGGGTCCGCGTCCGGGTCGTCGAGCAGTGCGGCGATCTCGTCGAGCGGGAAGCCGAGCTCCCGGTAGAACAGGATCTGCTGCAGCCGGTCGAGGTCGGCGTCGTCGTAACGCCGGTGGCCCGCGTGGCTGCGCCCTCCGGGCGAGAGCAGTCCGATGCCGTCGTAGTGGTGCAGCGTCCGCACCGTGACCCCGGCATACCCGGCGACCTGTCCCACGGAGTGCTCCATGGCGCCCCGCTCCTTCCGTGTGGTCGGTACCTGTCCGAGCCTCGGCCCTGACGTGACGTGAGGTGCAAGTCCGAAATCCCGCAGCCTCTGCCCTATTTGATGGGTTATAGGCCTTTTGCGCCGCTATGGTGAGCCGATGGCCACCGATTCCGCCGCCGGCTCCCCCGTCTCCGCCGAACCGGCCCCCGCGCGCCGCCTGCTGCTGCTCATCGTCCCCGCGCTGGCCGTCGGCGTGGTCTCGGCCCTCGTCCTGCTCGGCGTCAGCCTGGTCGCGGAGCAGGTGCAGGACGTCCTGTGGGAGACGCTGCCCGACGCCCTGTCGATCGGCCGGTACTCCTCGCTGTGGATGATCGTGACGCTCACCGCGATCGGCCTGGTGACCGGACTGACCATCCGGACGGTGCCGGGTCACGCCGGACCCGACCCGGCGACCACGGGGCTGGTCGACCCGCCCCTGCCGCCGGCCGTGCTGCCGGGACTCCTGATCGTGACGGTGCTGGCCCTGGCGGGCGGGGTCAGCCTGGGCCCGGAGAACCCGATCACCGCCGCCAACATCGCGCTGGCCTGCTGGGCGGGCCGCCGGTTCGCACCGAGCGCCCCGGCCGAGCTGTGGCTCGCGCTCGCCGCCGCGGGCACCATCGGCGCACTCTTCGGCACCCCGGTGGCCGCCGCGCTCATCCTCTCCGAGACGCTCGCCTCCACGCCCGGCCCGGGCGCGCTCTGGGACCGCCTCTTCGGACCGCTCGCGGCCGGCGCCGCGGGGGCGCTCACCATGACGCTGGCCGCTCACCCCAGCTTCGACCTGTCGCTGCCCGACTACACCGGAGCCCACTGGGGCGACCTGCTCTCCGCCGTCGTGATCGCCTGCGCGGGCGCGCTGCTCGGACTGGCGGCGGTGTACGCGTTCCCGTACGCGCACCGCGCCTTCCGTGCCCTGCGCCACCCGGTCCTGGCCATGACGGCGGGCGGGCTGCTGCTGGGCCTGCTCGGAGCCCTCGGCGGGCACCTCACCCTGTTCAAGGGGCTGGACGAGGTGAAGGTACTGGCCGCCGATCCGGACGGCTGGTCGGCGGGCGGGTTCGGGGGCATGGCGGTGGTGAAGACCGCGGCCCTGCTGGTCGCGGCCGCCTGCGGCTTCCGGGGCGGCCGGATCTTCCCGGCGGTGTTCTGCGGCGTCGCGCTCGGCCTGTGCGCGCACGCCCTGGTCGACGGAGTGCCGGTGGCCCTCGCGGTGACGTGCGGGGTGCTCGGCATCCTGCTCGCCATCACGCGGCAGGGCTGGCTCAGCCTCTTCACCGCTGCGGTACTGGCCTCCGACATGACCCTGCTCCCCCTGCTCTGCGTCGCCACCCTGCCGGCCTGGCTGCTGGTCACCGGGAGGCCGCTGATGCAACTGCGCGCGGACGGTACCCCGCTGCGCTGAGACGGGCGGCGCGGCGCTGCGACACGCCCTGCGGCCGGGCGGGCGTCGTGTCCGTATCGCCGGACACCTCCGCCATCCGTATCGTCAGACTTTGTCCGTATCGCCGGATTCATTCCGTCATGCCGGCGACAGCCGAGAAGGGCAGGTCTGCGATGGCTCTCCACAAGGGCTCCGCACAAGGCACCGAACCGTCCGACGCGCGACGCCGGCTCGCACTCAACCCCTTCTTCGGGGAGGCCGACCCCACCGCCGGGATGGATTCCGCCCCGCCCCGGCACAAGCTGCCGGACGGACCGCTGCCGCCTGCCACCGCCTACGGCCTCGTCCACGACGAGCTGATGCTCGACGGCAACTCACGGCTCAACCTCGCCACCTTCGTCACCACCTGGATGGAACCCCAGGCCGGTGTGCTGATGAGCGAGTGCCGCGACAAGAACATGATCGACAAGGACGAGTACCCGCGCACCGCCGAACTGGAACGGCGCTGCGTGGCGATGCTCGCCGACCTCTGGAACGCCCCCGACCCCGCCACGGCCGTCGGCTGTTCCACGACCGGGTCCAGCGAGGCCTGCATGCTGGCCGCCATGGCGCTCAAACGCCGCTGGGCGGCCAGGAACGCCGACCGCTATCCGGCGACCGCCCGGCCCAACCTGGTCATGGGCGTCAACGTGCAGGTCTGCTGGGACAAGTTCTGCACGTTCTGGGAGGTCGAGCCGCGCCTCGTCCCGATGGAGGGCGACCGCTACCACCTCGACCCGCAGGCCGCCGCCGACCTCTGCGACGAGAACACCATCGGGGTCGTCGGCGTCCTCGGCTCCACCTTCGACGGCAGCTACGAACCCATCGCCGAACTCTGCGCCGCCCTGGACGCCCTCCAGGAGCGCACCGGCCTCGACATCCCCGTCCACGTCGACGGGGCGTCCGGCGCGATGGTGGCGCCGTTCCTGGACGAGGACCTGGTGTGGGACTTCCGCCTCCCCCGGGTCTCCTCGATCAACACCTCCGGGCACAAGTACGGCCTGGTCTACCCGGGCGTCGGCTGGGCCCTGTGGCGCTCGCCCGCCGAACTGCCCGAGGAACTCGTCTTCCGGGTCAACTACCTCGGCGGCGACATGCCCACCTTCGCGCTGAACTTCTCCCGGCCGGGCGCCCAGGTCGTGGCGCAGTACTACACCTTCCTGCGGCTGGGCCGGGAGGGCTACCGGGCCGTGCAGCAGGCGTCGCGGGACGTGGCGACGGGACTGGCGGAGAAGTTCGAGGAGCTCGGCGACTTCCGGCTGCTCACCCGGGGCGACCAACTGCCCGTCTTCGCCGTGACGACCAAGCCCGAGGTGACGGCGTACGACGTCTTCGACGTGTCGCGCCGGCTCCGTGAACGCGGCTGGCTGGTGCCCGCGTACACCTTCCCGGCCAACCGCGAGGACCTCTCCGTGCTCCGGATCGTGTGCCGCAACGGGTTCTCGTCCGACCTGGCGGAGCTGCTGCTGGAGGACCTGCGGCTGCTGCTGCCGGAGCTGCGCAGCCAGGACCACCCGCTGAGCGCCGAGCACGGCCCGGCGACGTCGTTCCACCACTGAGCGGCTCGCCGAGAGGCTGTCGGCACGCTCCGGCCCCCGCCCGTGAACGCCGGGCGGGGGCCGGAGCCGTACGCCACCGAGTCAGCGGCTGAGCCGCGCGAACCGCCGTACCGCCAGCGGGAAGAACACCGCCAGCAGCGCCAGCGGCCACACGACCGCCAGCAGCCCGGCATGGTCCGCGGCCCAGGAGCCCCCGCCCCCGCCCGGGTTGCCGAACAGATCGCGCACCGCCGTGGCCGTCGCCGACATCGGGTTCCACTCGACGACCGCGCCCAGCCATCCCGGCATCGACTCCGGCACCGCGAAGACGTTGGACAGGAAACCGACCGGCCAGACCAGGATCTGCACCGCCTGCACCATCTCCGGCCGCCCCGCCACCAGCGCCAGCAGGATGCCGAGCCACAGCATCGCGAACCGCAGCAGCAGGAGCAGCCCCAGGGCCCCCAGCGCCGCGAGCGGCCCGTGGTGCCAGCGCCAGCCGATCGCGTACCCCACACCGGTCATGACGGCCAGCGCGGCCACCGACTGGAGCATGTCCGCGACGGCCCGCCCGACCAGCACCGCGCCGGATGCCATCGGCATCGAGCGGAACCGGTCGACGACGCCCTTGTTGAGGTCCTGGGTGACCGCGAGCATCGTCGACTCCAGGCCGAAGGCCATGGTGAGGGCGAGCATGCCGGGCACCAGGTACTCGGTGGTGTCGCCGTCGACCCCCCGGCCGCCGCCGACCAGGTAGTTGAACATCAGCAGCAGCATCACGGGGAAGACCAGCCCCACGACGACCTGCACCGGCTGCCGCGCCCAGTGCGCCAGTTCGCGCCGGGTCATGGTCCAGGAATCGACTGCCGCCCAGCCGGCCGTACTCATACCGCCACCTCCACGTCGTCCTGCCTGCCGCCCGTCAGGGACAGGAACACCTCGTCCAGCGTCGGCCGGCGCACCGCGATGTCCTCCGCCTCGATACCCGCCTCCTCCAGGGCCCGTAGGGTCCGCGAGAGCGTCGCCATCCGGTCCCCCGCGGGTGCGCCGACCATCCGCCGGTCCTGGTCGGTCACCGTTCCGCCCTCGATCAGGGCGGCCGCCCGTTCCAGGTGCGCGCCGTCGCGGACGACGACGTCGATCCGGTCGCCGCCCACCCGCGCCTTCAGTTCGTCGGCCGTTCCCTCGGCGGCGACGCGCCCGCCGTCGATCAACGAGATCCGGTCCGCGAGCCGGTCCGCCTCCTCCAGGTACTGCGTGGTCAGCAGTACGGACGTGCCGCCGCCCACCAGGGCCCGCACCGCCGCCCACACCTCGGCACGGCCGCGCGGGTCGAGACCGGTCGTCGGCTCGTCGAGGAAGAGCACCTCCGGATCCGTGATCAGCGAGGCGGCCAGGTCGAGCCGCCGCCGCATGCCGCCGCTGTACTCCGCGACCGCCTTGCGGCCGGTGTCCGCGAGGCCGAACCGTTCCAGCAGTTCGTCCGCCCGGGCTCCCGCCCGGCGTGCGCCCAGGTGGTACAGCCGCCCGAACATCTCCAGGTTCTGCCGGCCGCCGAGCTGTTCGTCCACCGCCGCGTTCTGGCCGAGCAGCCCGATCCGGCGCCGGACCTCGCCCGGCCGCTGCCGCACGTCGTACCCCGCCACCTCGACCCGGCCCTCGTCGTACCGCAGCAGCGTCGACAGGATGCGGACCGCCGTGGTCTTCCCCGCTCCGTTGGGGCCGAGCACCGCGTGCACGGTGGAGCGGGCGACCGTGAGGTCGAGGCCGGCCAGCGC harbors:
- a CDS encoding glutamate decarboxylase → MALHKGSAQGTEPSDARRRLALNPFFGEADPTAGMDSAPPRHKLPDGPLPPATAYGLVHDELMLDGNSRLNLATFVTTWMEPQAGVLMSECRDKNMIDKDEYPRTAELERRCVAMLADLWNAPDPATAVGCSTTGSSEACMLAAMALKRRWAARNADRYPATARPNLVMGVNVQVCWDKFCTFWEVEPRLVPMEGDRYHLDPQAAADLCDENTIGVVGVLGSTFDGSYEPIAELCAALDALQERTGLDIPVHVDGASGAMVAPFLDEDLVWDFRLPRVSSINTSGHKYGLVYPGVGWALWRSPAELPEELVFRVNYLGGDMPTFALNFSRPGAQVVAQYYTFLRLGREGYRAVQQASRDVATGLAEKFEELGDFRLLTRGDQLPVFAVTTKPEVTAYDVFDVSRRLRERGWLVPAYTFPANREDLSVLRIVCRNGFSSDLAELLLEDLRLLLPELRSQDHPLSAEHGPATSFHH
- a CDS encoding YbjQ family protein — its product is MGIEDYGGGQTAQSDVLVVTTNDVPGHQVTQVIGEVFGLTVRSRHLGSQIGAGLKSMIGGELKGLTKTLVETRNQAMERLVEQARARGANAVLMMRFDVTEAADVGTEVCAYGTAAVISRS
- a CDS encoding DedA family protein, with protein sequence MNTLALGPSWLDPDHLIGQFGLIGVLVIVFAESGLLIGFFLPGDSLLFTTGLLVTTDKLDTPLWLVCVLVALAAIIGDQVGYLFGRKVGPSLFNRPDSRLFKQENVEKAHEFFEKYGPKSLILARFVPIVRTFTPIIAGVSRMNYRSFITFNIIGGILWGVGVTLLGAGLGQIEFVHKNIEAMLVLIVLISVVPIGIEFLRARSKSKKEAASGEDEHQDAAAGGSTAAGRRGGRHAKR
- a CDS encoding ion channel protein, whose protein sequence is MATDSAAGSPVSAEPAPARRLLLLIVPALAVGVVSALVLLGVSLVAEQVQDVLWETLPDALSIGRYSSLWMIVTLTAIGLVTGLTIRTVPGHAGPDPATTGLVDPPLPPAVLPGLLIVTVLALAGGVSLGPENPITAANIALACWAGRRFAPSAPAELWLALAAAGTIGALFGTPVAAALILSETLASTPGPGALWDRLFGPLAAGAAGALTMTLAAHPSFDLSLPDYTGAHWGDLLSAVVIACAGALLGLAAVYAFPYAHRAFRALRHPVLAMTAGGLLLGLLGALGGHLTLFKGLDEVKVLAADPDGWSAGGFGGMAVVKTAALLVAAACGFRGGRIFPAVFCGVALGLCAHALVDGVPVALAVTCGVLGILLAITRQGWLSLFTAAVLASDMTLLPLLCVATLPAWLLVTGRPLMQLRADGTPLR
- a CDS encoding threonine/serine ThrE exporter family protein, whose product is MVAEPGGPDDQKPQSDEARSAFSQPAGVERSVPSADDDHPTSEFSLPSGLAPEPQGPAAGPGTGAASGSDTIGSAFAPPRTYDARNSPPAFTPAHGIPMIRLTKEAPWQDRMRTMLRMPVHDRPAPETVQRHDDAAGPAVPRVLDLTLRIGELLLAGGEGAEDVEAAMFAVTRSYGLDRCEPTVTFTLLSISHQPSLVEDPVTASRTVRRRGTDYTRLAAVFRLIDDITTEEGEISLEEAYRRLAEIRRNRHPYPGWVLTMAAGGLAGAASVLVGGGPLVFLIAALGAMLGDRLAWLCAGRGLPEFYQFVVAAMPPAAMGVALTLTHWSDVRPSAVITGGLFALLPGRALVAGVQDGLTGYYITASARLLEVMYFFIAIVAGVLLALYGGLQLGAELDPEARLISHDRPVVQILASMVLTLAFAILLQQERSTVLAVTLNGGVAWVIYGAMARTGGLSAVAATAAAAGLVGLFGQLFSRYRYTSSLPFITAAIGPLLPGSATYFGLLGVAQNELDRGLASLSTAVATALAIAIGVNLGSEISRLFMRVPGAVGGANRRAAKRTRGF
- a CDS encoding MerR family transcriptional regulator → MEHSVGQVAGYAGVTVRTLHHYDGIGLLSPGGRSHAGHRRYDDADLDRLQQILFYRELGFPLDEIAALLDDPDADPQEHLRRQHALLSHRIAELQRMATAVETAMEARKMGINLTPEEKFEVFGDKDPESYAEEAERRWGGSDTYAESQRRAARYTKEDWQRMKAEVASWGERYDALMEDGEPATGERAMDLAEEHRLHISTWFYDCTTEIHRGLGEMYVADPQFKAFYDAMRPGLAEHLRDAIDANAERRE